CCCACATCCCGCCGCTGACCAAGGCGCCGCTGAAGGGTGCGTGGAAGGAGAACGACCGGTTGCGGACCGAAGCGTCGGCCAACCTCGCGGCGGCGGCGCGCGCCGGTGGTGGGCGCATGATCCAGGAGAGCATCTCGTTCCTGTATCTCGACGCCGGCGACGCGTGGATTACCGAAGAGTCGCCACGCGAGGCGACGCCGTTCGTCATCTCGACCAACACGGCGGAGGAGAATGCGCTGCGCGTCGAGGGCGGCGTCGTGCTGCGCTTCGCCCAGTTCTACGCCCCCGAGGCGTCGCACACGAAGGACTCGGTCCGCATGGCGCGAATGGGCATGGCGCCCGCCGTCGGGGATCCCGACGGCTACTGCAGTTACATCTGGGCCGACGACGCGGCGCGCGCCGTCGTAGCCGCGCTCGACGCACCCGCCGGGATCTACAACGTCGCCGAGGACGAACCGCTCACGCGTCGCGAAGGCGCGGCGATCCTGGCCGACGCCCTGCACAAGAAAAAGCTGCGGACCGGCATGGCGAAGCTGAGCGCCAAGGTCATCGGGTCGCAGGGCAGCCTGCTGGCGCGCAGCAACCGCATCAGCAACGCGAAGTTCAAGGACGCGACCGGCTGGGCACCGCAGGTGCCGTCGCAGCGCGAAGGGTGGCCCCTCGTCGTGGAAGCGATGGACGCATGAGCGCGCTCAATCGCACGCGCTGGATCCAGGTGCTGCTCGGCATCAACCTGGTGACGCTGTTGCCCCTGGCGCTGTGGCCGCTCGTGTCACCCCGCGGGTTTTACGACAAGTTTCCCGGCGGGCCGTATCACTGGATCGACATCAACGGCCCGTACAACGAGCATTTCCTGCGCGACTTCGGGGCGCTCAACGCCGCGCTCGTCGTGATTCTCGTGTTCGCGTTGTGGAAGCCGACGACCTCGCTGTTGCAGGCGACCGGACTGGCGCTGGCGGTGTACGCGCTGCCGCACGCGATCTACCACCTGTCGCATCTCGACGTGTACAAGTCGAGCGAGAAGTTCATCGCCACCGCGCCCCTCGTGCTGCAGTTCGCGATGGGCCTGGTGGTGGTGGGGCTCA
The sequence above is drawn from the Acidimicrobiales bacterium genome and encodes:
- a CDS encoding NAD(P)H-binding protein, with product MKIFVTGATGVIGRRAVRELVAAGHEVTGLARSDEKAKLLDGLDAKPVIFDVFDAADVKAHAAGHDVVVNLLTHIPPLTKAPLKGAWKENDRLRTEASANLAAAARAGGGRMIQESISFLYLDAGDAWITEESPREATPFVISTNTAEENALRVEGGVVLRFAQFYAPEASHTKDSVRMARMGMAPAVGDPDGYCSYIWADDAARAVVAALDAPAGIYNVAEDEPLTRREGAAILADALHKKKLRTGMAKLSAKVIGSQGSLLARSNRISNAKFKDATGWAPQVPSQREGWPLVVEAMDA